The following proteins are encoded in a genomic region of Chitinophagales bacterium:
- the ric gene encoding iron-sulfur cluster repair di-iron protein: MEITKDNIVGEVVANNYKTAAIFKANKIDFCCNGNKSIASACEKANKNTDEVLLTLNQIINSTDNNANIDFNAWDMDLLVDYIVKKHHRYVEQKIEEIIPYLKKVSSVHGNHHPELYEIYDLFIASAQDLTAHMKKEELILFPYINKLAKQQLNEQAPFGSVENPIHMMEHEHNIEGERFRKIAELSSNYTAPNDACNTYRVTYALLKEFEDDLHMHIHLENNILFPRAINAEKRLQNV; encoded by the coding sequence ATGGAAATTACAAAAGACAATATCGTAGGAGAAGTAGTAGCAAACAACTACAAAACAGCAGCTATTTTTAAAGCTAATAAAATAGATTTTTGTTGTAATGGCAATAAATCAATTGCTAGTGCTTGTGAAAAAGCCAATAAAAATACCGACGAAGTTTTACTTACACTTAATCAAATTATCAATAGTACTGACAATAACGCTAATATAGATTTTAATGCTTGGGACATGGATTTGTTGGTAGACTATATTGTAAAGAAACATCATAGATATGTAGAACAAAAAATTGAAGAAATTATACCATATCTAAAAAAAGTAAGCAGTGTACATGGCAATCATCATCCAGAATTATATGAAATTTATGATTTATTTATTGCTTCTGCTCAAGATTTAACAGCACATATGAAGAAAGAAGAGCTGATTTTGTTTCCATACATCAACAAATTAGCAAAACAACAATTAAATGAACAAGCTCCTTTTGGAAGTGTTGAAAATCCAATACACATGATGGAACACGAGCATAATATTGAAGGTGAACGATTTAGAAAAATTGCTGAATTAAGTAGTAATTACACAGCACCAAACGATGCTTGTAATACTTATAGAGTAACTTATGCTTTGCTTAAAGAATTTGAAGACGATTTGCATATGCACATTCATTTAGAAAATAATATTCTTTTTCCTAGAGCAATTAATGCAGAAAAACGCTTACAAAATGTCTAA
- a CDS encoding nitroreductase family protein, which translates to MQFIDLAKKRYATKKYNKDYIIDKDKIEDLKEILRLCPSSINAQPWRFYFVTDEVVKAKLATVSLHNEHKIKDCNLLIVFTVQHDLADFGNFVKEQLGEVATEKFKVAQQNLSTEQIIGWMTHQVYIALGFCLSACISMDLDATPMEGIEHLPYKAILNSGTYFPQFAVAVGQHDTDDFNHPSVKPKTRRNQEDVIISIE; encoded by the coding sequence ATGCAATTTATAGATTTAGCTAAAAAAAGATATGCTACTAAAAAATATAATAAAGATTATATTATAGATAAGGATAAAATTGAAGACTTAAAAGAAATTCTGAGATTATGTCCGTCTTCAATTAATGCACAACCTTGGCGATTTTATTTTGTTACTGATGAAGTTGTAAAAGCTAAATTGGCAACAGTGTCATTACACAACGAACATAAAATAAAAGATTGTAATTTGTTGATAGTATTTACAGTACAACACGATTTAGCTGATTTTGGAAATTTTGTAAAAGAACAACTTGGAGAAGTTGCAACAGAGAAATTTAAAGTAGCTCAACAAAATTTAAGTACAGAACAGATTATAGGTTGGATGACACATCAAGTATATATTGCTTTAGGTTTTTGTTTAAGTGCTTGTATTAGCATGGATTTAGATGCCACGCCAATGGAAGGTATTGAACACTTACCTTATAAAGCAATTTTAAATTCTGGAACTTACTTTCCGCAGTTTGCTGTAGCAGTTGGACAACATGATACTGATGACTTTAATCATCCATCTGTAAAACCCAAAACTAGAAGAAACCAAGAAGATGTAATTATAAGTATTGAATAG
- a CDS encoding histidine phosphatase family protein, with translation MQKNIYIIRHGQTDFNIREVVQGRGINSDINTTGIAQAEAFYQAYKNIPFDVVYTSKLKRTQQTVQSFLNDNFNHIIRESIDEIDWGIFEGIEHHPTLKEKYYNIINEWKNGNLTIKIEGGESAYDLQQRLLPFIEEIKSSEYQNILICTHGRTLRALLCLFNNETIANMDNYSHSNTCLYQLALNNDTIELILSNNINHLNTINVD, from the coding sequence ATGCAGAAGAATATTTACATTATTAGACACGGACAAACTGATTTTAATATAAGAGAAGTAGTGCAAGGTAGAGGCATTAATTCTGATATTAATACAACAGGTATAGCACAAGCAGAAGCATTTTATCAAGCATATAAAAACATTCCGTTTGATGTAGTATATACTTCTAAACTAAAACGAACTCAACAAACAGTTCAGTCGTTTTTAAATGATAATTTTAATCATATTATTAGAGAGAGTATTGATGAAATTGATTGGGGAATTTTTGAAGGCATTGAACATCATCCTACACTAAAAGAAAAATATTATAATATAATTAATGAGTGGAAAAATGGCAACCTAACTATAAAAATAGAAGGTGGAGAAAGTGCCTACGATTTACAACAAAGATTGCTACCATTTATAGAGGAAATAAAATCGTCTGAATATCAAAATATTTTAATTTGCACACATGGTAGAACTTTAAGAGCATTGTTGTGTTTGTTTAATAACGAAACTATTGCCAATATGGACAATTATTCGCACAGCAATACTTGTTTGTACCAACTAGCATTAAATAATGATACGATAGAATTGATATTATCTAACAATATCAATCATTTAAATACTATTAATGTTGATTAA
- a CDS encoding Rrf2 family transcriptional regulator — translation MFSKACEYGIKATIYISTQSKNNIVVSLKDVAKAINSPVAFTAKILQSLAKEQIINSAKGPNGGYSILEQDKKPINILQIVTAIDGDQIYNGCALGFENCSDKKPCPIHNQFKTIRSDLKEMLEKTTVNNLANEIEFGIACLKQ, via the coding sequence ATGTTTTCTAAAGCTTGTGAATACGGAATAAAAGCAACAATCTATATTTCTACTCAATCTAAAAACAATATAGTGGTAAGTTTAAAAGATGTTGCTAAAGCAATTAATTCGCCTGTTGCTTTTACTGCAAAAATCTTACAATCATTAGCAAAAGAGCAAATTATCAATTCTGCAAAAGGACCAAATGGTGGTTATTCTATTTTGGAACAAGACAAGAAACCTATCAATATATTACAAATTGTTACGGCGATAGATGGCGACCAAATTTATAATGGTTGTGCTTTAGGTTTTGAAAACTGTAGCGATAAAAAACCGTGTCCTATTCATAATCAGTTTAAAACAATTAGAAGTGATTTAAAAGAAATGTTAGAAAAAACAACAGTTAATAACTTAGCCAATGAAATAGAATTTGGTATTGCTTGTTTAAAACAATAG
- the groL gene encoding chaperonin GroEL (60 kDa chaperone family; promotes refolding of misfolded polypeptides especially under stressful conditions; forms two stacked rings of heptamers to form a barrel-shaped 14mer; ends can be capped by GroES; misfolded proteins enter the barrel where they are refolded when GroES binds) — MSEKLINYSTESRDKLKQGVDTLANAVKVTLGPKGRNVIIEKKFGAPQITKDGVTVAKEIELEDPFENMGAQLVKDVASKTNDAAGDGTTTATVLAQAIIGPGLKSITAGANPMDLKRGIDKAVAKVVEELKALSNKVGKDFSKIQQVAAISANNDEEIGTLIASAMEKVTTEGVITVEEARGTETEIKVVEGMQFDRGYISPYFVTNSESMEVEMDNPYILIFDKKVSSMQDLLPVLEKVVQTGKGLLIIAEDVESEALATLVVNKLRGSLKIAAVKAPGFGDRRKAMLEDIAILTGGQVISEEIGYKLQDAQLDQLGTAEKIVVDKDNTTIINGAGKKVDIQGRINQIKAQIETTTSDYDREKLQERLAKLSGGVGVLYVGAATEVEMKEKKDRVDDALHATRAAVEEGIVPGGGVALIRAQGALDKLEGDNEDEKTGIEIIKIALEAPLRQISANAGLEGSIIVHNVKEGKKDYGFNARTEKYENLFKAGVIDPTKVTRVALENAASIASMILTTECAIVEKPKDEPAMPPMGGGGMPGMM, encoded by the coding sequence ATGAGTGAAAAATTAATTAATTATAGCACTGAGTCGAGAGATAAATTAAAGCAAGGTGTTGATACTTTGGCTAATGCAGTTAAAGTAACATTAGGTCCAAAAGGTAGAAATGTAATTATAGAGAAAAAATTTGGTGCACCACAAATTACTAAAGATGGTGTTACTGTTGCAAAAGAAATTGAATTAGAAGATCCGTTTGAAAATATGGGAGCTCAACTGGTAAAAGATGTAGCTTCTAAAACCAACGATGCAGCTGGTGATGGTACTACAACTGCTACAGTTTTAGCACAAGCTATCATTGGTCCAGGTTTAAAAAGTATTACTGCTGGTGCTAATCCAATGGATTTAAAAAGAGGTATCGATAAAGCAGTTGCTAAAGTGGTAGAAGAGTTGAAAGCTTTATCTAATAAAGTAGGAAAAGACTTTAGTAAAATTCAACAAGTAGCAGCTATTTCGGCTAATAACGATGAAGAAATAGGTACTTTAATTGCTAGTGCAATGGAAAAAGTTACTACAGAAGGTGTTATTACTGTTGAAGAAGCTAGAGGTACTGAAACAGAAATCAAAGTAGTAGAAGGTATGCAATTCGATAGAGGATATATCTCACCATACTTTGTAACTAACTCTGAGTCTATGGAAGTAGAAATGGATAATCCTTACATTTTAATTTTTGATAAAAAAGTATCTTCTATGCAAGACTTATTACCAGTGCTTGAAAAAGTAGTTCAAACTGGTAAAGGTTTATTAATTATTGCTGAAGATGTAGAAAGCGAAGCATTAGCAACTTTAGTAGTAAACAAATTAAGAGGTTCATTAAAAATTGCAGCAGTAAAAGCACCAGGTTTTGGCGATAGAAGAAAAGCGATGTTAGAAGATATTGCTATCTTAACTGGTGGACAAGTTATTTCTGAAGAGATTGGATATAAATTACAAGATGCTCAGTTAGATCAATTAGGTACTGCTGAAAAAATTGTAGTAGATAAAGACAATACTACTATCATTAATGGTGCTGGTAAAAAAGTAGATATTCAAGGAAGAATTAACCAAATTAAAGCTCAAATTGAAACCACTACATCTGACTATGATAGAGAGAAACTACAAGAAAGATTAGCTAAATTAAGTGGTGGAGTTGGTGTGCTTTATGTTGGTGCTGCTACAGAAGTAGAAATGAAAGAGAAAAAAGACAGAGTTGATGATGCTTTACACGCTACAAGAGCTGCTGTTGAAGAAGGTATCGTTCCTGGTGGTGGTGTAGCTTTAATTAGAGCTCAAGGAGCTTTAGATAAATTAGAAGGTGATAATGAAGACGAAAAAACAGGTATTGAAATTATTAAAATTGCTTTAGAAGCTCCATTAAGACAAATTTCTGCTAATGCTGGTTTAGAAGGTTCTATCATTGTTCACAATGTAAAAGAAGGCAAAAAAGACTACGGTTTTAATGCTAGAACAGAAAAATATGAGAACTTATTTAAAGCTGGAGTTATCGATCCAACTAAAGTAACAAGAGTAGCTTTAGAAAATGCAGCATCAATTGCTTCTATGATTTTAACAACAGAATGTGCTATCGTAGAAAAACCAAAAGATGAACCTGCAATGCCACCAATGGGTGGAGGCGGAATGCCTGGCATGATGTAA
- a CDS encoding hemerythrin domain-containing protein, with protein MSKVPLKRHIALQAVSREHHHTLLFCWKIREGLRKEIATKRIKLYADWFWTNYLQAHFEHEEQYILPLLDEKNPLYQQTINEHNTIQDLFLTNTNDLKESLAQIDTAIVAHIRFEERKLFAFIQEHANEEDLQSLAANHHDAIIDNWEDEFWR; from the coding sequence ATGTCTAAAGTTCCTCTCAAAAGACATATTGCATTACAAGCAGTAAGCAGAGAACATCATCATACGCTATTGTTTTGTTGGAAAATTAGAGAAGGATTAAGAAAAGAAATAGCAACTAAAAGAATAAAGTTGTACGCCGATTGGTTTTGGACGAATTATCTTCAAGCACATTTTGAACATGAAGAACAATATATTTTGCCTTTACTAGACGAAAAAAATCCTTTGTATCAACAAACAATTAATGAACATAACACAATACAAGATTTGTTTTTAACCAATACAAACGATTTAAAAGAAAGCTTAGCTCAAATAGATACTGCAATTGTAGCACACATACGATTTGAAGAAAGAAAATTATTTGCTTTTATTCAAGAACATGCTAACGAAGAAGACTTGCAATCATTAGCAGCAAATCATCATGATGCTATTATTGATAATTGGGAAGACGAATTTTGGAGATAG
- a CDS encoding class I SAM-dependent RNA methyltransferase — translation MKKQIICKTFFGLETILADELQQFGALNIRKLKRAVACEYNQQLLYTINLRSRFTLKTLIPILEFTSNDIDNFYKEIYNFNWNNIFNINQTFTIDFTVQSPYFKHSKFASLKMKDAICDYFRKAANARPNIDTENPDIPLHLHIYNERITIALDASGKSLHKRGYRQSQHQAPINEVLAAGLIALSNWNKEDTFIDGMCGSATILCEAAFMAYDIPPNMERNDFAFKHWKDFDDSLFHQTKLYTIKENIPTKLIGIESDFKNLLLADKNLIAANLQNKVRITNANFFTYTVPKTKGVCIINPPYGERMRTKEINELYKKIGDAFKNKYQGYTCGIISSNFEALKYIGLKPSKKIEVYNGKLPCKFQLYDIY, via the coding sequence ATGAAAAAACAAATAATTTGTAAAACTTTTTTTGGATTAGAAACTATTTTAGCTGATGAATTACAGCAATTTGGTGCTTTAAACATTAGAAAACTAAAAAGAGCAGTTGCTTGTGAATATAATCAACAGTTATTATATACGATAAATTTACGAAGCAGATTTACACTTAAAACATTGATTCCTATATTAGAATTCACTAGTAACGATATTGATAATTTTTATAAAGAAATTTATAATTTTAATTGGAATAATATATTTAATATTAATCAAACATTTACTATAGACTTTACGGTGCAGTCGCCATATTTTAAACACTCTAAGTTTGCTTCTTTAAAAATGAAAGATGCTATTTGTGACTATTTTAGAAAAGCTGCAAATGCAAGACCAAACATTGATACCGAAAATCCTGATATTCCATTGCATTTACACATATATAATGAAAGAATTACTATTGCTTTAGATGCTTCTGGAAAGAGTTTGCACAAAAGAGGTTATCGACAATCGCAACACCAAGCACCAATAAATGAAGTGTTGGCTGCTGGTTTGATTGCTTTGAGTAATTGGAATAAAGAAGATACATTTATAGATGGTATGTGTGGAAGTGCTACTATACTTTGCGAAGCTGCATTTATGGCTTATGATATTCCGCCAAATATGGAACGAAACGATTTTGCTTTTAAACATTGGAAAGACTTTGACGATAGTTTATTTCATCAAACAAAATTATATACTATAAAAGAAAATATACCTACTAAGCTAATTGGTATTGAAAGTGATTTTAAAAATTTACTATTAGCTGATAAAAATTTAATTGCTGCAAATCTTCAAAATAAAGTTAGAATTACCAATGCTAATTTCTTTACTTATACTGTACCAAAAACGAAAGGCGTTTGTATTATCAATCCACCGTATGGTGAAAGAATGAGAACAAAAGAAATTAATGAACTCTACAAAAAAATTGGCGATGCTTTTAAAAACAAATATCAAGGTTATACTTGTGGAATTATTTCTTCAAACTTTGAAGCGTTGAAATACATCGGACTAAAACCATCTAAGAAAATTGAAGTATATAATGGTAAACTTCCTTGTAAATTTCAGTTGTATGATATTTATTAA
- a CDS encoding co-chaperone GroES, which yields MSKSKLNIQPLADRVVLKPAEAEQTTKSGIIIPDTAKEKPQKGEVVAVGAGKKEEPMTVKVGDSVLYGKYSGTEINIDGVDYLIMREADILAIV from the coding sequence ATGTCGAAAAGTAAATTAAACATTCAACCATTGGCAGATAGAGTGGTACTTAAACCTGCCGAAGCTGAACAAACAACAAAATCTGGTATCATTATTCCTGATACTGCTAAAGAAAAACCACAAAAAGGCGAAGTTGTAGCGGTAGGTGCTGGTAAAAAAGAGGAACCTATGACAGTTAAAGTTGGCGATTCAGTATTATACGGAAAATATAGTGGTACTGAAATCAATATAGATGGTGTTGACTATTTAATTATGAGAGAAGCTGATATCTTAGCAATTGTTTAA
- a CDS encoding LapA family protein has protein sequence MTTVRYILLVLLLLIVLVFGILNVNEARINFLLFDARISIALIIFLSFALGSIITVLFSIPSYFKRRKMKSEFESKIKTLETDLAQKSNELKIANENLVKAKGNIQ, from the coding sequence ATGACAACTGTAAGATATATATTATTAGTACTATTATTATTAATTGTTTTAGTTTTTGGCATTCTAAATGTAAATGAAGCAAGAATCAATTTTTTACTGTTTGATGCAAGAATTTCTATTGCATTAATTATTTTCTTATCATTTGCATTAGGTAGTATCATTACTGTATTATTTTCAATTCCTTCTTATTTTAAAAGAAGAAAAATGAAGAGCGAGTTTGAATCTAAAATTAAAACCTTAGAAACAGATTTAGCTCAAAAAAGTAATGAGCTTAAAATTGCTAATGAAAACTTAGTAAAAGCTAAAGGAAATATTCAGTAA
- a CDS encoding RNA polymerase sigma factor, protein MSTQSLDDLALVSAFKQTKDQQYLAVLYNRYHLFVFGLCYKMTQDTNDAKDLTSEIFMHVMEKLPDATISFFKSWLYSVSKNYIYSELRKKNKIVESLEEKNWEEFMEFDEELRLNIKEQNVTLLEQALSNLKPEQRACIERFYLQDQSYNEVALHTGYDINKVKSYIQNGKRNLKIYFEQNQNHDE, encoded by the coding sequence ATGAGTACGCAATCTTTAGACGATTTAGCTTTGGTTAGTGCTTTTAAGCAAACTAAAGACCAACAGTATTTGGCAGTGTTGTATAATAGATACCACTTATTTGTATTTGGTTTGTGCTACAAAATGACACAAGATACCAATGATGCCAAAGATTTAACTAGCGAAATTTTTATGCATGTAATGGAAAAATTACCAGATGCAACTATTAGTTTCTTTAAAAGTTGGTTGTATAGTGTAAGCAAAAACTATATTTATTCTGAATTACGCAAGAAAAATAAGATAGTTGAATCATTAGAAGAAAAAAATTGGGAAGAATTTATGGAATTTGATGAAGAACTGCGTCTTAATATCAAAGAACAAAATGTAACACTATTAGAACAAGCATTGAGCAACTTAAAACCAGAACAAAGAGCGTGTATAGAACGCTTTTATTTACAAGACCAAAGCTATAACGAGGTTGCTTTACACACAGGATACGATATTAACAAGGTAAAAAGTTACATTCAGAACGGTAAAAGAAATTTGAAAATTTATTTTGAACAAAATCAAAACCATGATGAATAA
- a CDS encoding menaquinone biosynthesis protein — protein MKEQCRISAVSYLNTKPFIYGLNNYQFNFNCILSEDIPAIAAQKLLNNEVDIALVPVAVIPQLDAPKIISPYCIGANGKVATVCLFANVPLEEIDTILLDYQSKTSVQLVKILCRNFWKKEVQFIQATAGFEKKASDKTAVVVIGDRTINLFNQYKYIYDLSEAWKAYTGLPFVFAAWIAKQDINKSIVDELNAAFNLGLEHRSEVVQQYQHTYPNFSVAHYLNQSIQYYLDDDKKVALELFLKYLCEDNRCTIPNIKYMY, from the coding sequence ATGAAAGAACAGTGTCGTATTTCAGCAGTATCGTATTTAAACACCAAGCCATTTATTTATGGATTAAATAATTATCAATTTAATTTTAATTGTATTCTATCAGAAGATATTCCTGCAATTGCTGCTCAAAAATTATTAAACAATGAAGTAGACATTGCCTTAGTTCCAGTAGCAGTAATTCCGCAACTTGATGCACCTAAAATCATTTCACCTTATTGTATTGGAGCAAATGGAAAAGTAGCAACTGTTTGTTTATTTGCCAATGTTCCACTAGAAGAGATTGACACTATCCTACTCGATTATCAATCTAAAACTTCAGTACAATTAGTTAAAATTTTATGTAGAAATTTTTGGAAGAAAGAAGTGCAGTTTATACAAGCTACGGCAGGTTTTGAAAAAAAAGCAAGTGATAAAACAGCAGTAGTTGTAATTGGAGATAGAACAATTAATTTATTTAATCAATATAAGTATATATATGATTTATCTGAAGCTTGGAAAGCGTATACTGGTTTGCCTTTTGTGTTTGCAGCTTGGATAGCCAAACAAGACATTAATAAATCTATTGTTGATGAATTAAATGCAGCATTTAATTTAGGTTTAGAACACAGAAGCGAAGTAGTACAACAATATCAGCATACTTATCCTAATTTTTCTGTAGCACACTACTTAAATCAATCGATACAATATTACTTAGATGATGACAAAAAAGTTGCCTTAGAACTATTCTTAAAATATCTCTGCGAAGACAACAGATGTACTATTCCTAATATAAAATATATGTATTAA
- a CDS encoding carboxylesterase family protein: MKQLIWFIVIFSVIVSTTNAQCLNGRYSAKIFDQVNTYKGIKYQTAPLANGAMLNQYLDVYEPRYDTLSVRPLIIFFHGGAFWTGTKDYQSNQEMGKEFAQRGYVYSTVNYRLESSPLSLLNSDLMIKAVGRGIQDTKTAIKFFFESARNEGNPYKIDTNNIFLAGSSAGSFNVLHTIFLDEADTLPSDWSNNLNEIGGIFGDYNFIDFPSKIKGLVNINGALGDVDFMNNQHFPFLSIHNTLDPEVPFNSGKPYNIPFLPTVDGSNILHQRANELGMYNPFYIIPTKDHTSFEMDFFGFVVQPYFDSTIWYMNNYFNYMLCGTPTAIQQQTIKSVAVYPNPTSDMIYFDNIPYHALNIIDMNGKQVYQQNYYTSTLNTNQIHLANNHYLIVFYDDKFVATHLTNFIKQ; encoded by the coding sequence ATGAAACAACTTATTTGGTTTATAGTAATTTTTTCAGTCATAGTATCTACTACTAATGCTCAATGTCTTAATGGAAGATATTCTGCTAAAATATTCGACCAAGTAAATACATATAAAGGAATAAAATACCAAACAGCACCTTTGGCAAATGGAGCAATGCTCAATCAATATCTAGATGTTTACGAACCACGATACGACACTCTTTCCGTTCGTCCATTAATTATTTTTTTTCATGGTGGTGCATTTTGGACAGGCACTAAAGATTATCAGTCTAACCAAGAAATGGGAAAAGAGTTTGCACAACGAGGTTATGTGTATAGTACTGTCAACTATCGTTTAGAGTCATCACCTTTGTCTTTATTAAATTCCGACTTAATGATTAAAGCAGTTGGCAGAGGCATTCAAGATACCAAAACTGCAATTAAATTCTTTTTTGAATCTGCACGAAACGAAGGCAATCCATATAAAATTGATACCAATAATATATTTTTAGCTGGTTCATCTGCTGGAAGTTTTAATGTACTACATACTATTTTTTTAGATGAAGCAGATACATTACCAAGCGATTGGTCAAATAATCTCAACGAAATTGGTGGCATTTTTGGCGATTATAATTTTATAGATTTTCCTAGTAAAATAAAAGGTCTAGTCAATATTAATGGAGCATTAGGTGATGTCGATTTTATGAACAATCAGCACTTTCCATTTTTAAGTATACACAATACTTTAGATCCAGAAGTACCATTTAATTCTGGAAAACCATATAATATTCCATTTTTACCAACTGTAGATGGAAGTAATATCTTACATCAAAGAGCAAATGAGTTAGGAATGTATAATCCGTTTTATATTATTCCTACAAAAGACCATACTTCATTTGAAATGGACTTTTTTGGTTTTGTAGTACAACCATATTTTGATTCGACCATTTGGTATATGAATAATTATTTTAATTATATGTTATGCGGTACGCCAACAGCAATACAACAACAAACAATTAAAAGCGTAGCGGTTTATCCAAATCCAACAAGTGATATGATTTATTTCGATAATATACCATATCATGCATTGAATATTATAGATATGAATGGCAAACAAGTATATCAACAGAATTATTATACAAGCACATTAAACACCAATCAAATTCACTTAGCTAATAATCATTACCTTATTGTTTTTTATGATGATAAATTTGTAGCAACACACTTAACCAATTTTATTAAGCAGTAA